Sequence from the Ziziphus jujuba cultivar Dongzao chromosome 9, ASM3175591v1 genome:
CAATCTTCAAACTCACAAATCAAGTACAGATTTTgtgaagaaaaaaggaaaaaaagaagaagttatgaTGGTTCAATCGTAGAAATCGGAGTTGGGTGACGATTGGATCAAATTGGGTTATCAAATTgacaattttgtcaaaaaataaaaataaaaatactacaGCTCTAATTTTCTGGTTTGCCtcaaaaaacaaacaatcaTATCATTCATAAGTTATTACACTTCTGTATTTTTTGCAACAAAAAATCATAACCTTCACTCACATAAAAAGAATATcccaaattatttaatattttctttaccaATCTGATTATACACAccaaaatttactaaaaaaatttacatactccgatggaaaaagaagaaaaaaaaaaaatatatatatatatatatatatagagagagagagagagtttgagTTTAGATCACAAAAGAATTTTCCATTTAAAGGTCCAATTCACAATTTTAAggcaaacccataaaaaaatccagcatcaccaaaagcctctctctctctctctctctctctctctctctctgccttAGCCCTTCTtctatctcctttttttttttttttttttttttttttcttttggctaaTCTCACTAAACAACTTGCAACCAGAggctctttctcttttctctcttctcttccCCACCTCAACCTCATCCACAAaaacttctttattttctttgactTCATCCACAAAAACATTTTTCCttgacaaatttatttttttaaagtatgaaattgcaaatagaaaaaaaaattatttatatatatatatattttggtgagTCTGAAATTACAGGGAAAAGGAGTGAAAATAGAATGAAACAGAGTATTTTGGAAAAAGAAGAGCCGTTTATGACCTGCCCCTTACCATCACTATTTATGAAGGATACTAGGTCTAACTTCAGAAAGGGCTGGCTGAAATTTCtagaaaacagagaaaatattataaaattctctATTGAATTAAGCATTACATTTGTATGATACTTTGAAAACCCAAAAGCTATTTGCCAAAGACATATACCcaaataagaaattgaaagcTATATTTAAATAGGCAAAAAGCAGAATATGATGAACCATACGGTGCTAAATTAATTAGCTTTGATTTATGAAAAAAGCTAAAATTCTCAAAAATGCCACGGCTTTCTCACTATTGGGATTGAACAAATGGAACACATGCTCTTCACCTTCTGTTTCTACAAGCTCCACTTCACCATCCCACCGACTCTTCCTCAAAGCCTCATAATAATTCAAAGCCCTCTCTTTAAACAAATCCTTCTCAGCGGCACAAATCAAAACCTTCCTGCAACCAAGCCTCCCCAATCTCGGATCCACACTCGGGTTCATCCTCGGGTCATCAAGCCCACTTGTTGTCGGGCACACAAAACGCCAACACTCATCCACGTCGTCACCTTCCTTTTTCTCAAAATGCGGATGAACCAAACAGGCCCCGACCAACTCAAATTCCATCCCCACGGCCAGTTCTTCTTCCCCTGTCTTCACCACCATGTTGTGCACAATGTTGCCGCCGGCACTGTCTCCGGCCAAAAATACCCGCCGGAAATTGGCATGCTTGTTGAGCCAAACTTCGGGTCCTTCACCATCAACATGGGAAGCAACCCATTGAAGTGCAGCCCACGAATCTTCATAAGCTGCGGGGACTGCATGCTCAGGGGCTAATCGATAATCCACCGAAACGGCGACGATTTTAGCTTCTTTGACAAGCGAAGTGATGTGGTTGTGATACATTGCGCAAAAGGGTGATCCAATCATGAATCCTCCGCCATGAAAGTACACTAGAAGTGGGAGCTTTTCTTGGCCTGCTGCATTGGCATAAATGGTGGTATTTGGGATGAAAATGCGAGCTGAAACGCCGGTTTCTTGAGAAATCTGAACGTCCTTTGAAGAAACTCCATTGCCATGATCTGAAGGAGGAACTACGTCGGTGTTGAAGTACCTTTCTACACGTCCATCTTTGAATGCACGAAGATAGGGACCGAATTCGAATACAATTTCGGATTCTGAAAccatcttcttttttcttttttttcctttttttttttcctttcacttCTAGAGAATATAGAGAGTTCGGTAcgaaaagaaatttataaaaaacaaaaagagtaaTTTTGGGTGACCCCTTGAAATGTGAATGGAATCTATCATATAGAAAACGGAAAAAACGTTGATGATGAATAATTGACATTTGACACTGAAAAAACGTTGATGATGAAAAATTGACATTTGACAGTGATGGTTGGTGAAGTGAACGATTACAGGCGTTTGGGAGCCAACGTCGGTGGCTGGGACTCTTGCTTTTTCAGATTTGCATTTTTATGGGCTTTGATATGATTGCAACCAGGGTTGGACCCAAGTAGGGCCGCCCCCCTCATTTCTTCAATTCAATTTCTTTATCCATTTTACTAATTTACCCTCACACTGTGGTCGTGCCCCTCTTGCGCACTTGGACCTTTCCTTTTTGGTAATTTCATCAtccccagtttttttttttttttttgggtaaattccTCATCACCAGTTGCTTTtgatagtattattattattattattttgtgttttagtaatttgtttcatttatatttttttactacgattattattattattattcattttttcatatttttcttttatcttctcctatatttgtattttatgttttccctttcatttatataaaattttgttatactTTCAGATTTTATTCTTGCAATACTTATAGCAATTTCTTGgttatatgatatttatttaaattatagttaatagaacaattaatatataattaaaattagaaaatataatatcttattaattactttttgtttcatgaaatttatgtaaactttagtttaaatgaaaattttatttattgtttatcatttttttaatttatttttgtcattagttttatatatttaaatatatactaaATGGAATAGCTATTGGAAAAatacttataaataaaatattcatgatATTGTCCTCCAAACAAACATTTGCAAAACATATCTGTTACCTCtaaatcatatttttcttttcttaaaaaaaatgttttagtgAATATCCTAATtaattggattttaaaataacttaatttgttacatttttacctacattattatttcttcaaataatatacatatatttttaatagactAAATTAGGGCTGGGCAAAACCCGACCCAAACCGACCAACCCGCCCGAACCGAactatttgggtcggtttgggttggtttttaactgttaaacgggtcggttcggttacatatgtattgaacccgtggttttcggttcgggttacgggtgggtagaaaatttacccaacccaaaccgaaccgacccataataatccaaaggtgaaggtttagtcatgaaatatgcatgaggtccaaactggcccaaaccaaaaatacaaaaaattgggctgaaagtgaagctcatcataaggcccaaaccggcctaaaccaaaaataaaaaaatttgggccgaagcccatcagaaagcccaacccgtgaacccaacccaaaccgaaaaatattcattcggtttgggttgaatgtaacggtcggttcggttcggttttgtacccaacccaaaccgaaccggtcggttcggtttaaaaaagatcacaaaaccgaaccgaaccgaaccgagcccacccctagaCTAAATGATGCATGTAATACTATTCATATAAGAATAAaagtattaaataattttacaaatattgagtttatttattcatttagtttttCTCTGAAAACAAAGCCTATGGACTCTTGGAGAACGTTATTAAAATTGTGGAAGAAGCTCTTCCCATACAGTCATACAAAACAAGTTAATCCATTTCCTTGGAGGAACATCATACACATATAATCCCGAACTACAACcataaattagaatttttttttttaaaattaaaaaaggggcCTCCTGGCGATTGTCCTTGGCCCAGACAGTAGGGAACTGTGGACCATTGGTAACTGTGGCTTTATAACCATGCAGGAGTCTACAGACTGTCCAGCCCATCACCGTATGCCTTGTAAAAGGAGCAGAGTACACAAGGAAAGAAATTGAATCTTaatcttttcatttatatattcaatatatatatatatatatatacacaataggCATGGCAATTAACATGGAAAGAAAAGTCCAATCCAGTAATTATGGAAAATTAGTACTGTACATGGAAATGATTGGTATACAGCTAAtagaatattaataaagaaattaacaCTGATACAATTATGCAGTACACTTTGAACCATCCTTAATATACCTCCGCAAGATGGTGCTCCTATTGGAGACACCAATCTTGGACTGAAGAAAACACAACCATTGGTGAGATAAAGGTTTGGTAAGAACATCCGTAAGTTGATCGTGAGAGGAAACATGGACAACGCTATAAACCATTGGCAACTTTTTGCCTGACAAAATGGAAGTCAATTGCAATATGTTTCATATTTGAGTGGAAAATTGGATTAGCACAAACATAGGTAGTGCCAATATTGTCACAATAAATGATAGGATTGCTAGTTAATGGGACTCGAAGCTCAACCAATAAGGATTGTAACCATGCAACTTCAGCGGCAGTGGAGGTGACGACCTGGTACTCAGCTTCGGTAGATAAGCGAGCAACAATCTTTTGCTTTTTGGAGCTCCAGAATATGGGATTACAGcctaagaaaataatatagGCATTGGTAGAGGTTCAGTCATCACGGTTTCCAGCCCAATCAGCATATGAGAAGGCATGAAGAACAAGGGGAGagtgtttttttaaataaatcccATGATGTATGGTATCTTTTAGATAATGATGCACAGTTGTAGGTTTGTGCATAAATTGAGATAGTTTGTTGACAGCATAAGCAATATCATGATGAGTGATGGAGAGATACTAAGGAGCTTTAATGAGTTGACGATACTCAGTACTAGAAGAAAGATTGGTGCCATCTGACAAAGGAAGAGAGCTGTTTATGGCCATAGGCGTTTGACAATCTTTGGCACCAATCATATTTGTGCGTGTGAGTAGGTTATGCACATAGTTATTTTGACACAAGAGCAAGCCATTTTGAGAAGGAATCACTTTTATGCTAAGAAAGTAACTAAAATTCCCAAGATCCTTAATAGAAAACCGGGTGGAAAGATGGTGGATAAATTTGGAAACCAAGGATGAGGAGTTACCTGTAACAATCAGGTCATTAACATAAACAAGGAAATACATTAGCATGTCACCATGggagtaaataaataaggatgTATCTGCTTGAGAGTTGATAAAACCAATGGCAAGGAGAAAACGCTTCAAATCATTGAACCACTCCCTTGGTGCTTGTTTCAAGCCGTATAAAGCTTTGCGCAACTTGCAGAGATGATTTGGATGAGATGGATTAATGAACCCAAGAGCTTGAACGATAAATACCTCTTTGGAGAGAGTACCATGTAAGAAAGCATTATTAACATCTAATTGATGAATGGGCCAGTTTTGAGAGAGTGTAAGGCATAATACAAGCCGAATGGTAGCAGGTTTAAGGACGAGACTAAATGTCTTTTTATAGTCAATGCTAGGACGTTGATGGAAGCCTTTTGCAATAAGGTATGCCTTGTAACAAGCAATAGACCCATCAGGATTGCGCTTCACACAACccacaaaattttgatttggaaaAGGTGGAACAAGTTGCCAGGTGCCATTGGTCATTAAAGCATCAAACTCGACAAATATTGCAGCTCGCCATTCTTGTTGTTTTAAGGCTTGGGTGATGGAGGTTGGTTTAATGGACATTGGTAGGGAGTGTTTGGTGGAAAGAAATAGGCGCTTGAGTttagatatattatttttggaccgAGTGATCATTAGGTGAGATGAAAGAGGAGCTAATGTAGTAACGGTTACAATGGTAGCAGGTTGACTTATGGTAGACAAATCTGGCAAGTCCAAATTTGAGCGGTTTGAAGTAGACGTCTCTTAAGAGGATGAGGTGGGCATAggagaaaaaaaggaagatgaaTTGACTAGTGTAGGGGACAAATTAGGTGTAGGAGATTTTGGGGAGTTATGACATATTGGTATGGTATGAGTATTTGGTGGAGTTGAGAAGGAGGGAGTATGTGAGACTTTATTGAAAAGGTGCCAGATTGATTGAGAGTATTGGAGATATGATGGGATTGAGATTCGATAGGTATTGGTgtagaaaataaaagattatttatgTTAGTATTTGAGTGGGGTGCCATAAATGATGATGTGATGGGAGAAAGAAATTTGGAAGTATTAGGAAACCAATTAAGTGACATGTGGGAATTGGAATTAGATGAAtttttagagaaagaaaaaatattttcaatgaaattgACATGAtggaaaacaaatattttgttaCTTGAAATATCAAAACACAGATAGGCACTTTGATTGGATGAATAATCAAGAAGCACACATGGTTTGGATTTAGGTTctaatttattatgattatatggTTTTAACCAAGGATAgcataaacaacaaaaaaattttaatttatggtAGTTAGGACGAGTGCCAAATAATTTGTGGAATGGAGTGTCAAAAGAAATGGCTGATGAAGGTAATCAATTAAGTAAGTATACATCAGTTTTAACGAGAATGACCAAAAAATTTAAGGGAGACAGGCACGAGTAAGCAACGTGAGACCAGTCTCAACGACATGACGATGACATTGTTTAGCAGTGCCATTATGCTCGGGTGTGTATGGTGGTGTAAAGAAATGTGAAATGCCATGAGCTTCAACAAATGATTTTAAACCAATGTATTCACCATCGCAGTTAGAATCAATGGAAATTATTGGAGTTAAAAAATTTTTTCAGCCACAAGTTCAAACTTCGTTAAAACCATTGAAACATCAGATTTAAATTTAAGAGGAAAGAGCGTTGTTTACTTTGTAAAATAGTCCACTAAAATAAGATAGTATTGAAAGCCATCATGAGAGGTGATAGGAGATGGTCCCTAAACATCAGTATAAAGTAATTGAAGAGGAGCAGTACTTTGTAAAGAGGAAGTATGAAAAGGCAGTTTGTgtaatttattacatttgcaAGCATTAAAAGATGGAAtaaattgtaacagcccagaccacccgcatgcgatattgtccgctttgggccgggcccgcacggttttgctttGCGACCCCATTACAACGGTGGGTCCacaaaaggcctcgcaagggaaaggtatccacacccagaccacccgcatgcaatattgtccgctttggccaGGGCCCGCATGGTTTTGCTTTGTGACCCCATTACAACGGTGGGTCCacaaaaggcctcgcaagggaaatgtatccacacccatttatatggcatgcttcgttcccctttccaaccgatatgggatgttacaatcctccctccttagggcccagcgtcctcgctggcacatcgatccgggtccggctctgataccactgtaacagcccagaccaccaacatgcgatattgtccgctttgggccgggcccgcacggttttgctttGCGATCCCAAAACAACGGTGGGTCCacaaaaggcctcgcaaggaaaaggtatccacacccacttatatggcatgcttcattcccctttccaactgatgtgggatgttacaatcctccctccttagggcccagcgtcctcgctggcacatcgatccggatccggctctgataccactgtattTGCAACCCCATTACTATGGTGGGTCCacaaaaggcctcgcaagggaaaggtatccacacccacttatatggcatgcttcgttcccctttccaaccgatgtgggatgttacataaaTTGTTTGGAATTAGACACTGGTAATTGAAAGGAAGACAAAACTTGatgtaaaattttattggaCGGATGACCATGCCGAGAATGTCAATCCATTATAGAAGTTATGACACTGGTAGAAGCCATGAGTGAGGTGATGGAGAGAGATTTTTGAGATGGTCACTCATAAACACCTTGATTATTCGATCCTTGCACTAGAATTGCCCCCGTGTGAAGATCCTTCACCACAAAACACTTTGGTGAAAATTCAACAGAAACTTGGttagaaaaacaaaactttGAAACAAAAATCAGATTTTGTTTCATTGTAGGCACACAAAGGACAttagacaataaaaataatttagattgGGAAGGTAAATAAAAAGAGTTAGAGTGTGTAATTTGTAGACCTTTACCATCTTTGATCACCACGTTATCAATACCATCATAATCAGAATGTAAAGATTaattttggaggtcatttgTGACATGATGTGATGCACCAGAGTCAACTAACCA
This genomic interval carries:
- the LOC107411214 gene encoding probable carboxylesterase 5 — its product is MVSESEIVFEFGPYLRAFKDGRVERYFNTDVVPPSDHGNGVSSKDVQISQETGVSARIFIPNTTIYANAAGQEKLPLLVYFHGGGFMIGSPFCAMYHNHITSLVKEAKIVAVSVDYRLAPEHAVPAAYEDSWAALQWVASHVDGEGPEVWLNKHANFRRVFLAGDSAGGNIVHNMVVKTGEEELAVGMEFELVGACLVHPHFEKKEGDDVDECWRFVCPTTSGLDDPRMNPSVDPRLGRLGCRKVLICAAEKDLFKERALNYYEALRKSRWDGEVELVETEGEEHVFHLFNPNSEKAVAFLRILAFFINQS